A single region of the Bacteroides luhongzhouii genome encodes:
- a CDS encoding sodium:solute symporter family protein — translation MERLDYIIILLYFLGLIAVSVVMSRKIKNSEDMFIAGRNSSWWLSGVSSYMTIFSASTFVVWGGVAYKSGLVAVVVALCLGLASFIVGKWISGKWRELRIKSPGEFLTIRFGHRTVSFYTISGIVARAVHTAVSLYAVAVVMCALIKVDGGSILASTGMVGDSPMGYLSIWWALLILGAIALGYTIAGGFLAVLMTDVIQFGVLLTVVVFMIPLSFNAVGGVSVFIDKANEIPGFFSGTSPTYTWGWLLLWVFLNVSMIGGDWPFVQRYISVPTTRDAKKSTYLIGILYLATPLIWYLPTMIYRVMEPGLALDLDATTMTFNGEHAYVNMSKLVLMKGMVGMMLAAMLSATLSNVSGILNVYANVYTYDIWGHKEKNRQADEKKRIKVGRLFTFAFGLVIIALSMLIPFAGGAEKVVVTLLTMVMCPLYIPSIWGLFSKRLTGNQLITAMILTWFVGIMARIIIPASVISPSLIESVSGCVLPVLILAIMEVWSAHKKYEDNGYQAICEYTDPEADREPTLKEKKAVLIYSHLAVNCFCITIGVVALLLIGLLIVGDPKTLAVKGIVIGSIVLMVAMILAYVIYRIIYARRLKNV, via the coding sequence ATGGAACGATTAGATTATATTATTATTTTACTCTACTTTCTCGGATTGATTGCCGTGAGTGTTGTGATGTCCCGGAAAATCAAAAACTCCGAAGATATGTTTATTGCCGGACGAAATTCTTCGTGGTGGCTGTCGGGAGTCTCTTCCTACATGACCATCTTTTCGGCAAGTACTTTTGTCGTTTGGGGAGGTGTCGCTTATAAATCGGGACTTGTTGCAGTAGTTGTTGCACTTTGTCTTGGTTTAGCATCGTTTATTGTCGGTAAATGGATCTCGGGCAAATGGCGGGAGCTACGTATTAAATCGCCGGGAGAGTTTCTCACCATCCGGTTCGGACACCGCACAGTGAGTTTTTACACGATTTCAGGAATTGTAGCCCGTGCGGTGCATACGGCAGTGTCTCTGTATGCGGTAGCGGTTGTGATGTGTGCGTTAATCAAAGTAGATGGTGGCAGTATTTTGGCAAGTACAGGTATGGTGGGCGATTCACCGATGGGGTACCTTAGTATTTGGTGGGCGCTTCTCATTCTTGGTGCCATCGCTCTTGGATACACCATTGCCGGAGGATTTCTTGCGGTACTAATGACTGATGTAATTCAGTTCGGAGTACTTCTGACCGTGGTTGTATTTATGATACCTCTTTCATTTAACGCAGTTGGAGGCGTAAGTGTATTTATCGATAAGGCAAATGAGATACCGGGATTCTTCTCGGGTACATCTCCAACCTATACATGGGGGTGGCTTTTACTGTGGGTATTTCTCAATGTGTCCATGATTGGCGGCGATTGGCCGTTTGTACAGCGATACATAAGCGTACCTACTACAAGAGACGCGAAAAAGAGTACTTATTTAATAGGAATTCTTTATCTCGCCACTCCTCTCATCTGGTATCTTCCTACCATGATTTATCGTGTGATGGAACCCGGACTTGCGCTTGATTTGGATGCAACTACAATGACTTTCAACGGTGAACACGCTTATGTGAATATGAGCAAACTCGTGCTCATGAAAGGAATGGTCGGCATGATGTTGGCAGCGATGCTATCGGCCACATTGAGCAATGTTTCGGGTATTTTGAATGTATATGCCAATGTATATACCTATGATATTTGGGGACACAAAGAGAAAAACCGTCAGGCAGATGAGAAAAAGCGTATAAAGGTAGGACGTCTCTTCACATTTGCCTTTGGACTTGTGATTATCGCTTTGTCAATGCTCATTCCGTTTGCCGGAGGTGCCGAAAAGGTGGTAGTAACCCTTCTTACTATGGTGATGTGTCCTTTATATATTCCGTCGATATGGGGACTGTTCTCAAAGCGGCTGACAGGCAACCAACTTATTACCGCAATGATTCTTACTTGGTTCGTTGGTATTATGGCTCGTATCATAATTCCCGCCTCCGTTATTAGTCCAAGCCTTATAGAGTCTGTTTCCGGTTGTGTACTTCCCGTACTTATCCTTGCAATAATGGAAGTTTGGTCGGCACATAAAAAGTATGAGGACAATGGTTATCAAGCCATTTGTGAATATACTGATCCTGAAGCTGATCGCGAACCGACATTAAAAGAGAAGAAAGCGGTATTAATTTATTCGCATTTGGCCGTTAACTGCTTCTGTATCACCATTGGTGTCGTTGCGCTTTTGCTGATTGGTCTGCTTATTGTTGGCGATCCGAAGACGCTTGCGGTCAAAGGAATCGTAATAGGAAGCATCGTACTGATGGTTGCCATGATACTTGCTTATGTGATATACAGAATTATATATGCAAGACGTCTGAAAAATGTCTAG
- a CDS encoding leucine-rich repeat protein yields the protein MVLPDKPGIIIDGGAFDQCPNLKKIFIPEGYDISIASGLFSSCEALIEVTIGEEVTTIPSSCFDRCIALKKVVLPSTISMIQTNILGTDIHIYTGNPSVLGGISF from the coding sequence ATAGTCCTCCCAGATAAGCCTGGTATAATAATAGATGGTGGAGCATTTGACCAATGTCCAAATTTAAAAAAAATCTTCATTCCGGAAGGTTATGATATAAGTATAGCATCTGGGTTATTCAGTTCTTGTGAAGCTTTGATAGAAGTGACAATTGGAGAGGAAGTTACTACAATACCGTCAAGTTGTTTTGATAGGTGTATTGCTTTGAAAAAGGTTGTATTACCATCTACCATATCTATGATCCAAACGAATATATTAGGTACTGATATACATATCTACACTGGAAATCCTTCCGTCCTCGGAGGGATTTCTTTTTAA
- a CDS encoding LacI family DNA-binding transcriptional regulator, whose protein sequence is MKYITIKDIARHLSISVSTVSRALGDDKNIRKETKEKVIEAAKRLGYRPNPVAINLKYGHTNTVGVIVPEMVTPFASRVINGIQEVLHTKNIKVIIAESGGDPEKEKENLQLMEGFMVDGIIICLCSYKRNKEEYARLQQAGMPMVFYDRIPYGLEVPQVIVDDYMKSFFLVESLIRSGRKQIVHIQGPDDIYNSIERVRGYKDALAKFGIPFDKNNMLIKTGMTFEEGKKAADILVERNIPFNAIFAFTETLAIGAMNRLRELGKKIPEEIAVASFSGTELSNIVYPKLTTVEPPLYQMGKKAAELILEKIKNPASPNHSIVLDAEIKMRASTPNK, encoded by the coding sequence ATGAAGTATATAACCATAAAAGACATCGCTCGACATTTGTCAATATCCGTCTCCACTGTATCTCGTGCATTGGGGGATGACAAGAATATCCGTAAAGAAACAAAAGAAAAGGTAATAGAAGCGGCTAAAAGATTGGGATATAGACCAAACCCTGTAGCAATCAATCTTAAATACGGACATACTAATACCGTGGGAGTGATAGTTCCTGAAATGGTTACGCCATTTGCTTCACGAGTAATAAACGGAATACAAGAAGTGCTTCACACCAAGAATATAAAGGTGATTATTGCAGAGTCGGGAGGAGATCCGGAAAAAGAGAAAGAAAACCTGCAACTGATGGAAGGATTCATGGTGGATGGCATCATCATCTGCCTTTGCAGTTATAAAAGGAATAAGGAGGAATATGCTCGTTTACAGCAAGCGGGAATGCCCATGGTGTTTTACGATCGCATTCCCTATGGACTTGAAGTCCCGCAAGTAATAGTGGACGATTATATGAAGTCATTCTTTCTCGTAGAAAGTCTGATCCGAAGCGGACGCAAACAGATTGTTCATATACAGGGACCGGACGATATTTACAACTCCATAGAACGTGTCAGAGGATACAAAGACGCTTTGGCTAAATTCGGGATTCCTTTTGATAAGAATAATATGTTGATAAAAACGGGTATGACTTTTGAGGAAGGGAAAAAAGCTGCGGATATATTAGTGGAAAGAAATATTCCTTTTAATGCAATTTTCGCTTTTACGGAAACATTGGCGATTGGAGCTATGAACAGATTGAGGGAACTTGGAAAAAAAATACCCGAAGAAATCGCCGTAGCCAGTTTTTCAGGAACTGAACTTTCCAACATAGTCTATCCCAAATTAACTACAGTAGAACCGCCTTTGTACCAGATGGGGAAAAAAGCTGCCGAACTTATTTTAGAAAAAATAAAGAATCCGGCATCTCCCAATCATTCAATCGTGTTGGACGCGGAAATCAAAATGCGTGCATCCACGCCCAATAAATAA
- a CDS encoding FAD-dependent oxidoreductase — MDKNVRSIEISKRVPIVGNYDVVVCGGGPAGFIAAIAAARSGAKTAVVEQYGFLGGMATMGLVTPLSVFTYNNEKVIGGIPWEFIERLEKMGGCIIEKPLGNVAFDPELYKLLCQQMMLEAGVDMYMHSYLSGCQAKDGKISCILFENKNGTEAISADMYIDCTGDGDLAAMAGVPMQTDECKPLQPLSTYFILGGVDTDSPMIIDAMHHNKQGQNCHCIAVREKLLAMKEELGIPEFGGPWFCTTLRPGEVTVNMTRTAGNAIDNRNFTAAECRLREDVFKIARIFKENFDEFKNSYVTTVAVHAGIRETRRIKGVHTITAEEYVNAYKYPDSISRGAHPIDIHVAAGAEQSVTFLKKAAYVPYRALIAEDFPNLLVAGRCISADKTSFASLRVQASCMGVGQAAGVAAVQCIKAGVTVQKADIHNLIEELKKLGAII, encoded by the coding sequence ATGGACAAGAATGTACGAAGTATAGAAATTTCGAAACGGGTTCCAATTGTGGGCAACTATGATGTAGTTGTCTGCGGTGGCGGACCTGCTGGTTTCATAGCGGCCATTGCGGCGGCTCGCAGTGGTGCGAAAACTGCTGTTGTGGAACAATATGGTTTTTTAGGTGGAATGGCTACAATGGGGCTTGTTACTCCTTTGAGTGTATTCACCTATAATAATGAAAAGGTGATAGGCGGTATTCCATGGGAGTTTATCGAACGGCTGGAGAAGATGGGAGGCTGTATCATTGAGAAACCTCTTGGCAACGTAGCTTTTGATCCGGAGCTTTACAAGCTTTTATGCCAGCAAATGATGCTGGAAGCCGGCGTGGATATGTATATGCATTCTTACTTAAGCGGTTGTCAGGCAAAAGACGGCAAAATATCCTGTATCCTCTTTGAGAATAAGAATGGGACAGAGGCCATCAGTGCCGATATGTATATCGACTGCACTGGGGATGGTGACCTTGCCGCTATGGCGGGTGTTCCGATGCAAACAGATGAGTGTAAACCTCTGCAACCTCTTTCTACCTATTTTATATTAGGAGGCGTGGATACAGATTCGCCCATGATAATCGATGCCATGCACCATAATAAACAAGGGCAGAATTGTCATTGCATTGCAGTTCGTGAGAAACTTTTGGCAATGAAAGAGGAGCTTGGCATCCCCGAGTTCGGAGGTCCTTGGTTTTGCACCACTCTTCGTCCGGGTGAAGTAACTGTTAATATGACCCGTACTGCAGGAAATGCCATCGATAATAGAAATTTTACTGCAGCGGAATGTCGCTTACGGGAAGACGTATTTAAAATAGCACGAATCTTTAAAGAGAACTTTGATGAGTTTAAAAACAGCTATGTGACGACAGTCGCCGTACATGCCGGTATTCGTGAGACACGCCGTATCAAAGGTGTACATACCATTACAGCAGAAGAATATGTGAATGCTTATAAATATCCTGATAGCATATCACGAGGCGCACATCCTATAGATATCCATGTCGCAGCAGGTGCGGAACAGAGCGTAACTTTCCTTAAAAAAGCGGCGTATGTACCTTATCGCGCCCTTATAGCTGAAGATTTTCCGAATCTGCTCGTAGCAGGACGCTGTATTAGTGCCGATAAGACTTCCTTTGCGTCACTTCGCGTTCAGGCAAGTTGTATGGGGGTAGGACAAGCCGCAGGAGTGGCAGCCGTACAATGTATAAAGGCAGGTGTGACAGTACAAAAGGCTGATATTCACAATCTCATAGAGGAATTAAAGAAACTTGGAGCAATTATATAA
- the ccsA gene encoding cytochrome c biogenesis protein CcsA has translation MKQIRLIASPVLMYILAGLYALILAVATFVENSYGPAIAREYFYYAPWFILLQLLQAVNLSAMFLQGSYFKRISKGSLIFHGAFLFIWLGAAVTHYVGVTGIMHIREGETANSMMKDEGAGMEKTSLPFSVTLNDFRLERYPGSHSPMSYESDLVIKRGHESPLQTTIRMNKVIDVDGYRLFQSSFDPDEQGTVLSVSYDRPGMQLTYTGYFLLLVGFVWTLFSKKSRFGRLRKELGEMKKNAPFCLLFFLILSGISSMQVLSAQQKSVSLQQSPIAAQHPLVVSQLPCVSSLHAEKFGSLVVLNPNGRLEPVNSYTSAILRKLYGADQLNGIDSDQFFLNLLSFPDEWGAFPFIKVDNKELLQRFGRDGKYIAWQDVFDADGNYILTNEMNTIYAKPTSERKRLDSDLLKLDESVNIVYRIMQHQLLPLFPDENDSQGKWYSPGDDLSAFQGKDSLFVTKIMDWYIYELGNGIRSNNWKEADKIVEMMNIFQQAKAKVPTIDNQKVKAELLYNQLNLFFWCRLAYLILGGILLFIACGEIIADFKWGRKLSGILIALLAIAFLTHTAGVLLRWYICGHAPWANAYESMVCTSWMLVGSGLLFARRFRILPALAGLLGGIMLFVAGLNHLNPEITPLVPVLQSYWLMSHVAIIMIGYVFFALCALTGLFNLVLMNLLSATNRVKLQFRIRELTLLNEMAMILGLFFMTAGTFLGAIWANVSWGRYWGWDPKETWALISIVVYALVLHIRFIPLLKGKTDWCFNLLSVVAILSVIMTWFGVNYYLSGLHSYGKTEGGDFLLWIWGLGVCLVFVLALFARKRLKKISATFLIF, from the coding sequence ATGAAACAGATTCGGCTGATAGCTTCACCGGTATTGATGTACATATTAGCGGGACTTTATGCCTTGATATTGGCAGTAGCCACTTTTGTGGAAAACTCTTATGGCCCCGCCATTGCCCGCGAGTATTTTTATTATGCTCCTTGGTTTATACTGTTGCAGTTATTGCAGGCGGTTAATCTATCGGCTATGTTCCTTCAAGGAAGTTATTTCAAGAGAATCAGTAAAGGCAGTCTGATTTTTCATGGAGCTTTTCTTTTTATTTGGTTGGGGGCTGCTGTCACTCACTATGTCGGAGTGACGGGTATCATGCATATCCGTGAGGGGGAAACGGCAAACAGCATGATGAAAGATGAGGGAGCAGGGATGGAAAAGACTTCCCTGCCTTTCTCTGTCACGCTGAATGATTTCAGGTTGGAACGTTATCCGGGTTCTCATAGTCCGATGTCTTATGAAAGTGATTTGGTAATTAAGAGAGGGCATGAATCTCCTTTGCAGACAACGATTCGAATGAATAAAGTGATTGATGTGGATGGTTACCGTCTGTTTCAGTCTTCGTTCGATCCCGATGAACAAGGCACAGTGTTGTCTGTGAGCTACGATCGTCCCGGTATGCAACTTACATATACCGGATATTTCCTGTTGCTTGTTGGTTTTGTATGGACGTTGTTCAGTAAGAAATCCCGTTTCGGACGGTTGCGTAAAGAGTTGGGGGAAATGAAAAAGAATGCTCCTTTCTGTCTCTTGTTCTTCCTGATTTTATCCGGAATATCAAGTATGCAGGTATTGAGTGCACAACAAAAATCTGTTTCTTTGCAGCAATCACCCATAGCAGCGCAACACCCTCTTGTGGTTTCTCAACTACCTTGTGTTTCTTCTTTACATGCCGAAAAGTTCGGTAGCCTGGTAGTGCTTAATCCAAATGGGCGTCTCGAACCCGTCAACAGTTATACATCTGCCATCTTACGCAAATTGTATGGAGCCGATCAACTGAACGGCATTGATTCGGATCAATTTTTTCTGAATCTGCTTTCTTTTCCTGATGAGTGGGGAGCCTTTCCTTTTATCAAAGTCGATAATAAAGAACTCCTTCAACGCTTCGGCAGGGATGGCAAATACATTGCCTGGCAAGATGTGTTTGATGCAGACGGCAACTATATCCTGACGAATGAAATGAACACGATTTACGCCAAACCGACTTCGGAACGAAAACGGTTGGACTCGGATTTATTGAAACTGGATGAATCGGTAAATATCGTATATCGTATCATGCAACACCAGTTGCTGCCGCTCTTTCCGGATGAAAATGATTCGCAGGGAAAATGGTATTCACCGGGTGATGATTTAAGTGCTTTTCAAGGGAAAGACTCTTTATTTGTAACCAAAATCATGGATTGGTATATCTATGAATTAGGTAACGGAATTCGTTCCAATAACTGGAAGGAAGCCGATAAAATCGTCGAAATGATGAATATCTTCCAACAGGCAAAGGCTAAAGTTCCCACTATTGACAATCAGAAAGTGAAAGCTGAACTTCTCTATAATCAGCTGAATCTATTTTTCTGGTGTCGTCTGGCTTACCTGATTTTGGGCGGCATCCTACTTTTCATTGCTTGCGGAGAGATTATTGCGGACTTTAAATGGGGGAGAAAACTAAGTGGTATTCTAATCGCTCTCTTGGCAATCGCTTTCCTTACGCATACGGCAGGTGTCTTACTACGTTGGTATATTTGCGGGCACGCGCCTTGGGCGAATGCTTACGAGTCGATGGTATGTACTTCCTGGATGCTGGTAGGCAGCGGACTTCTGTTTGCCCGCCGATTCCGTATTCTTCCAGCATTAGCGGGACTATTGGGTGGAATCATGCTTTTTGTGGCAGGACTGAACCACCTGAATCCAGAAATCACTCCTTTGGTTCCGGTACTCCAGTCTTATTGGCTAATGTCTCATGTCGCTATTATCATGATCGGTTACGTATTCTTTGCGCTTTGCGCACTGACAGGACTATTTAACCTTGTACTGATGAATTTGCTTTCCGCCACCAACCGGGTGAAACTCCAGTTCCGCATCCGTGAACTGACATTACTGAATGAAATGGCAATGATCCTCGGCTTGTTCTTTATGACCGCAGGCACATTTCTAGGAGCCATCTGGGCAAACGTCTCCTGGGGAAGATATTGGGGCTGGGATCCCAAAGAAACCTGGGCATTGATTTCAATCGTTGTTTATGCATTGGTACTTCATATCCGTTTCATTCCTCTTCTGAAAGGAAAGACCGACTGGTGCTTTAATCTGCTTTCGGTCGTAGCCATTCTTTCCGTTATAATGACTTGGTTCGGAGTGAATTACTATTTAAGCGGTCTGCATTCTTATGGAAAAACCGAAGGAGGAGATTTCTTATTGTGGATATGGGGACTGGGAGTCTGTCTTGTGTTTGTGTTGGCATTGTTTGCGCGTAAACGGTTGAAGAAAATCTCTGCCACATTTTTAATATTTTGA
- a CDS encoding IS1595 family transposase produces MKDPFDIKVNSIPALYKQFPNEEACIKHLEAINWHGKPISPFDKTSKVYKLKNGDYRCKNTGKNFTVKTGTMFEKTKIDLQRWFVAIWLVVNHKAGLSSYQLAKDIDVTQKTAWFMLHKIRSQMYLANENPLTDDVEIDETLVGGRNKNRHWNKKVAHSQGRSHKDKTPVVGMIQRDFLINALVTGDTTAKTLSAFIKKHVQPDSNIYTDENASYNEIGKEYPRHVVDHSKNLYSYEDVTTNRIEACWTHFKRMILGAYRNVHTKKYLQKYVDEFIFRYNLRDINASDMFNCFLCCSDGRITHKEIKEAKWIELTENKQSLY; encoded by the coding sequence ATGAAAGACCCGTTTGACATCAAAGTAAATTCGATTCCAGCTCTTTACAAGCAATTTCCAAATGAAGAAGCCTGCATTAAACATCTTGAAGCTATTAATTGGCATGGTAAGCCCATTTCACCGTTTGATAAAACTTCAAAAGTCTATAAATTGAAAAACGGGGATTATCGCTGTAAAAACACAGGGAAGAACTTTACCGTAAAGACAGGAACTATGTTTGAGAAAACTAAGATTGACCTACAAAGGTGGTTCGTTGCTATATGGTTGGTTGTTAACCATAAAGCGGGTCTTTCTTCCTATCAGTTGGCAAAAGATATAGATGTCACTCAAAAGACAGCGTGGTTTATGCTACATAAAATAAGAAGCCAAATGTATCTTGCCAACGAAAATCCTCTAACGGATGATGTGGAAATTGATGAAACACTTGTCGGGGGTAGAAACAAGAACCGCCATTGGAACAAGAAAGTGGCGCACTCGCAAGGACGTTCCCATAAAGACAAAACTCCGGTTGTTGGAATGATACAACGGGATTTCTTAATAAATGCTCTAGTAACTGGGGATACTACTGCCAAAACTCTTTCTGCATTTATAAAGAAACACGTGCAGCCCGATTCCAATATCTATACGGATGAAAATGCTTCTTACAACGAAATAGGCAAGGAATATCCTCGTCATGTTGTTGACCATAGTAAGAATTTGTATAGTTATGAAGATGTTACCACTAACAGAATAGAAGCCTGTTGGACACATTTCAAACGTATGATATTAGGTGCATATCGCAATGTTCACACGAAGAAATACTTGCAAAAGTATGTTGACGAATTTATATTCAGATATAATTTGAGGGACATTAACGCTTCTGATATGTTTAATTGTTTCCTCTGTTGTTCTGACGGACGTATAACCCATAAAGAAATAAAAGAAGCAAAATGGATAGAACTAACAGAAAACAAACAGAGCTTATATTAG
- a CDS encoding PDDEXK nuclease domain-containing protein: MILLFYQIRDSNVSVTDSKKAFLLSIAFDSIRLAVDLKNDYAEIKGFTVCNMQYMVQFFNEYNFTLPIKHLDWTHNLVLIKQVKDIRARYWYMVQSISNHWTTRYLQEAIRLNDYGKHGALANNFTETLPAPEANDVKSMLEDPYIFDMLTFTNQYNERDVEIGLVKHVEKFLVEMGAGFAFMGRQYHIEVSGDDYYIDILMYNAFLHRYLVIELKDTEFMPEYIGKLNFYCSAVDDILCREGDNRTIGLLLCKSKDRIKAEYALRDIQKPIGISDYELGQALPKDFRGSLPTIEEIEKELEAK, translated from the coding sequence ATGATTCTTCTATTTTATCAAATTCGTGACTCTAACGTAAGTGTCACGGATTCAAAGAAAGCTTTTCTTTTGAGTATTGCCTTTGATTCTATCCGGTTGGCTGTGGATTTGAAGAACGATTATGCCGAGATAAAAGGGTTCACAGTGTGTAATATGCAATACATGGTGCAGTTCTTCAACGAATATAATTTTACCCTCCCTATCAAACATTTGGATTGGACGCACAATCTTGTTTTGATAAAACAGGTCAAGGACATCCGTGCCCGTTATTGGTATATGGTACAAAGCATTTCTAACCATTGGACGACACGCTATCTGCAAGAAGCCATCAGACTGAATGACTACGGCAAGCATGGTGCGTTAGCAAACAATTTCACCGAAACCCTGCCCGCACCGGAAGCAAACGATGTGAAATCCATGCTCGAAGATCCATACATATTTGATATGCTGACTTTCACCAACCAGTACAATGAGCGTGATGTGGAAATCGGTTTGGTGAAGCATGTGGAGAAATTTCTTGTGGAAATGGGAGCCGGATTTGCCTTTATGGGGCGGCAATATCACATTGAGGTGTCGGGCGATGATTACTATATCGACATATTGATGTACAATGCTTTCCTGCACCGCTATTTGGTGATTGAACTGAAAGATACAGAGTTCATGCCGGAATATATCGGCAAACTCAATTTCTATTGTTCTGCCGTGGATGATATTCTTTGCCGTGAGGGTGATAACCGGACTATCGGACTGCTACTTTGTAAGAGTAAAGACCGCATCAAGGCTGAATATGCCTTGCGCGACATTCAGAAGCCTATCGGCATCTCTGACTATGAGTTAGGGCAAGCCTTGCCGAAAGACTTCCGGGGTAGCTTGCCCACGATTGAAGAAATTGAAAAAGAGTTGGAGGCAAAATGA